In Carboxydocella sporoproducens DSM 16521, the following are encoded in one genomic region:
- a CDS encoding enoyl-CoA hydratase-related protein translates to MSFLIQQEIIEGNGLLLTINRPEVYNALCYPLLTELKELVFQLYHSNLRIMIITGAGTKAFCSGADLKERDSMNDDQVLQFIDTIRDTFQLIANLPFPVIAAINGVAFGGGLELALACDLRLASEQAMLGLTEVALGIIPGAGGTQRLARIIGPARAKELIFTAARFTAREGEKIGLINHVYKPEDLLPNALGLAERIAQHGPLAVRQAKTAINRGLNMSLDDALYWETSCYRQLINTADRREGLTAFKEKRLPQFQGK, encoded by the coding sequence ATGAGCTTTTTAATTCAACAGGAGATTATAGAGGGCAATGGTCTTCTCCTCACTATAAATCGCCCCGAAGTATATAATGCCCTCTGTTATCCCCTTTTAACTGAATTAAAAGAACTGGTTTTCCAATTATACCATTCAAATTTGCGGATAATGATTATCACCGGAGCTGGTACAAAAGCCTTCTGTTCCGGTGCAGACCTGAAGGAAAGAGATTCAATGAATGATGATCAGGTCTTGCAATTCATTGATACTATCCGAGACACTTTTCAGTTGATTGCCAATTTGCCCTTTCCTGTAATTGCAGCAATAAATGGAGTGGCTTTTGGAGGTGGTCTTGAACTGGCCCTTGCCTGTGACCTGCGCTTGGCTTCAGAACAGGCCATGCTGGGATTAACTGAAGTTGCTCTTGGCATCATACCAGGAGCAGGAGGTACGCAAAGGCTGGCGCGTATTATCGGTCCCGCCAGGGCCAAAGAATTAATTTTTACCGCTGCCAGATTCACAGCCAGGGAAGGGGAAAAGATTGGCTTAATCAATCATGTTTATAAACCTGAAGATTTGTTACCAAATGCCTTGGGTCTAGCCGAAAGGATTGCCCAACATGGACCATTAGCTGTTAGACAGGCAAAAACAGCAATAAACCGAGGTCTTAATATGAGTTTGGATGATGCACTATACTGGGAAACCAGCTGTTACCGCCAGCTTATCAATACCGCTGACCGTCGCGAGGGGCTGACTGCTTTTAAAGAAAAGAGACTACCACAATTCCAAGGCAAATAG
- a CDS encoding acyl-CoA carboxylase subunit beta, with protein MLGLDKFHEIANQIKKGGAEKYHQQAQAQGKMFVRHRLEMLLDPGSMQEDGLFANCQQPDLPADGVVTGYGKINGQPVCFMANDSTVKAGSWGWRTVEKIIRIQEMAYKLRLPMIYLVDSAGARITDQVEMFPGRRGAGKIFYNQVKMSGVIPQICLLFGPSAAGGAYIPAFCDVVIMVEGNASMYLGSPRMAEMVIGEKVTLEEMGGAMMHCSVSGCGDVLVKSEAEAIAWAKRYLSYMPANNQCSPPSLEGKKPAAGKPLANIIPAHQNIPFDMYEFIKGIVDEDSFLEIKSLFAQEVITGLARIEGHVFGIIANQPKVKGGVLFVDSADKVAKFVWLCDAFNIPLLFLMDVPGFMIGTKVERAGIIRHGAKLIYAISEATVPKFSVVVRKAYGAGLYAMCGPAFEPDACLALPSAQIAVMGPEAAVNAVYGNKIAQLEGEEKRKFIESKRQEYQEDIDIYRLASELVVDGIIAPENLRSEIVNRLDFARNKQRHFSDRRHGVIPV; from the coding sequence ATGTTAGGATTGGATAAATTTCATGAGATAGCCAACCAGATCAAAAAGGGCGGCGCCGAAAAATATCATCAGCAGGCACAAGCCCAGGGAAAGATGTTCGTACGCCATCGTCTGGAAATGCTTTTAGATCCAGGTAGCATGCAGGAAGACGGCTTGTTTGCTAACTGCCAGCAGCCCGACCTACCTGCCGATGGGGTAGTGACGGGATATGGAAAAATTAATGGGCAACCGGTATGTTTTATGGCTAATGACTCCACCGTAAAAGCTGGATCGTGGGGCTGGCGCACAGTAGAAAAGATTATCCGCATTCAGGAAATGGCTTATAAACTGCGTTTGCCAATGATTTACCTGGTTGATTCAGCCGGAGCCAGAATCACCGACCAGGTGGAAATGTTCCCCGGCAGACGCGGTGCAGGTAAAATCTTTTATAACCAGGTTAAAATGTCCGGGGTAATACCACAAATCTGTTTGCTTTTCGGACCTTCTGCTGCCGGAGGAGCTTATATACCTGCCTTTTGTGATGTAGTAATCATGGTAGAGGGTAATGCCAGTATGTATTTGGGTTCCCCCAGGATGGCTGAAATGGTTATCGGGGAAAAGGTGACCCTGGAAGAAATGGGAGGAGCCATGATGCACTGCAGTGTCAGTGGCTGTGGTGATGTACTGGTAAAAAGCGAGGCAGAGGCCATTGCCTGGGCCAAACGCTATTTGTCTTACATGCCAGCCAATAATCAATGCTCTCCTCCGAGCCTGGAAGGGAAAAAGCCTGCAGCTGGCAAGCCACTGGCAAATATTATCCCGGCCCATCAGAATATACCCTTTGATATGTACGAATTCATCAAGGGGATAGTTGATGAAGACAGTTTTCTTGAGATTAAAAGCCTTTTTGCTCAGGAAGTGATTACTGGACTTGCCCGCATTGAAGGCCATGTCTTTGGCATTATCGCCAACCAGCCTAAAGTGAAAGGTGGTGTTCTCTTCGTTGATTCAGCTGACAAAGTAGCAAAATTTGTTTGGTTGTGCGATGCCTTTAACATACCACTACTGTTTTTAATGGACGTTCCAGGCTTTATGATCGGTACCAAAGTGGAAAGGGCTGGAATAATTCGGCATGGAGCCAAACTAATTTATGCTATTTCTGAAGCGACTGTGCCCAAATTTTCCGTGGTAGTACGTAAAGCCTATGGCGCTGGGCTATATGCCATGTGCGGACCTGCTTTCGAACCTGATGCCTGTCTGGCACTGCCCTCAGCTCAAATTGCAGTCATGGGCCCGGAAGCAGCAGTAAATGCAGTATATGGCAATAAAATTGCCCAGCTAGAAGGTGAAGAAAAGCGCAAATTTATCGAGAGCAAGCGCCAGGAATATCAAGAGGATATAGATATATATCGTTTGGCATCTGAGTTAGTGGTAGACGGTATTATTGCCCCCGAAAATTTACGTTCTGAAATTGTTAACCGCTTGGATTTTGCCCGTAATAAACAAAGGCATTTCAGTGATCGCCGTCATGGTGTTATACCGGTCTAA